A region from the Cannabis sativa cultivar Pink pepper isolate KNU-18-1 chromosome 9, ASM2916894v1, whole genome shotgun sequence genome encodes:
- the LOC115722966 gene encoding zinc finger protein 6: MDAATAADSPPLKLFGFNISDDNHINLPSDHHVDTDNNNNNTTSLQPVNDVVGQQKYECQYCFREFANSQALGGHQNAHKKERQLLKRAQMHANNNTSTVAAAAARNYALAAAMAANYSHASGGFVSPPQPQQPPHLLGLQAPESSSWYYMAGPQYSPTLLSQSGGRSAYLSRANSMPGRRVYEGEGNAFRALSDGVVYDNYRVLEDFDHDRDLTMNDSGLIISGDGGHRLDKGLGLDLHLGLGPANP, from the coding sequence ATGGATGCCGCCACAGCTGCCGACtctccaccattaaagctcttCGGGTTCAACATTTCCGACGACAACCATATAAACCTACCATCAGATCATCACGTCGACAcagataataataacaacaatactACTAGTCTCCAACCAGTAAACGACGTCGTTGGACAGCAGAAATACGAATGCCAGTACTGTTTTCGAGAGTTCGCCAATTCCCAAGCCTTGGGAGGCCACCAAAACGCACACAAGAAAGAGAGACAGCTTTTGAAGAGAGCTCAAATGCATGCCAATAACAACACTTCCACCGTTGCTGCAGCCGCCGCCAGAAACTATGCTCTTGCGGCCGCCATGGCTGCAAATTATTCTCATGCATCCGGGGGATTCGTGTCGCCGCCCCAGCCTCAGCAGCCGCCACATCTTCTGGGCTTGCAAGCACCAGAGTCCTCTTCCTGGTACTACATGGCTGGGCCGCAATACTCACCGACGTTGTTGTCGCAGAGTGGTGGCCGTTCGGCCTATCTTTCGAGGGCAAATTCCATGCCGGGAAGGCGCGTCTATGAAGGAGAGGGCAATGCTTTCAGAGCTTTGTCGGACGGCGTCGTTTATGACAATTATCGTGTTTTGGAGGATTTTGATCATGATAGAGATCTGACTATGAATGATAGTGGGCTAATTATTAGTGGTGATGGTGGTCATCGTTTGGACAAGGGCTTGGGATTGGATTTGCATCTGGGTCTTGGACCTGCTAACCCTTGA